A section of the Pelagicoccus albus genome encodes:
- a CDS encoding glycosyltransferase family 2 protein: MITIVVGNYNNERYIAETIDSVLPLAKRGVEIVVVDDGSTDRSREILKGYEDEIKVVLKENGGQLSAYRAGFCASTKDWILFLDGDDALDLEKLVEQFSLLKEGVSKLQYCLRVIDGNGEVKEGRVPSMRMGCMDEKRSLELYGEYASPPGSGAIYSRAFIAEVIEPLSRYNKIVAAADALLYSLAPYYGKVVSVDEEVGFYRKHSAGACGWVESTNPKEILKDARRQYFNEKRFVWNRNQACRKAAKELGIDFRVARSRMVSELKVLAALSGVRGYRHYRRILGRMVFVALKCPGYSLKIRMQSVVWSSLFAFPFGNRYKLFLGSKVFR; encoded by the coding sequence ATGATCACTATTGTAGTTGGGAACTATAACAACGAGCGGTACATCGCCGAGACTATCGACAGCGTGCTACCTCTCGCCAAACGGGGAGTGGAAATCGTGGTCGTCGACGACGGTTCTACAGATCGTTCGCGTGAAATCCTGAAAGGATACGAAGACGAGATTAAGGTTGTCTTGAAGGAAAATGGCGGGCAACTCAGCGCCTATAGAGCGGGCTTCTGCGCCTCTACCAAGGATTGGATACTTTTTCTCGATGGGGACGACGCCCTGGATCTGGAAAAGTTGGTAGAACAATTTTCTCTCCTCAAAGAAGGTGTATCCAAACTCCAGTACTGTTTGCGTGTCATCGATGGAAATGGTGAAGTGAAAGAGGGGCGTGTCCCCTCGATGCGAATGGGTTGCATGGACGAGAAGCGATCTCTGGAGTTGTATGGCGAATACGCGTCTCCCCCCGGCAGTGGAGCCATCTATTCCCGCGCGTTTATCGCTGAGGTCATTGAGCCACTGAGCCGCTACAATAAGATCGTGGCCGCAGCGGACGCCCTCCTGTATTCCCTCGCTCCCTACTACGGCAAGGTCGTTTCTGTGGATGAGGAAGTTGGCTTTTACCGGAAGCATAGCGCCGGAGCCTGCGGTTGGGTCGAATCGACCAACCCGAAAGAAATCCTCAAGGATGCCCGGCGCCAGTACTTTAACGAAAAGCGTTTTGTGTGGAACCGTAACCAGGCGTGCCGCAAAGCGGCCAAGGAATTAGGGATCGATTTCCGGGTGGCTCGCTCCCGGATGGTTAGCGAGTTGAAAGTATTGGCCGCATTGAGCGGAGTTCGTGGCTATCGCCACTATCGAAGAATTCTTGGAAGAATGGTTTTTGTGGCTCTCAAGTGTCCCGGCTACTCCTTAAAGATCCGAATGCAGAGTGTGGTCTGGAGCTCGTTATTCGCCTTTCCGTTCGGGAATCGCTACAAGCTTTTCCTCGGATCCAAAGTGTTTCGGTAG
- a CDS encoding glycosyltransferase family 4 protein, which translates to MIAVNMRSAMGALTGVQRYAIEVFKRLDKESCRSVAPAEILGSMKGHLWEQCTLPKEVSNSSLLWSPGNVGPLRVRNQVVTIHDATTFDHPEWFDRKFSLWYRFLLPRLAKRVKGIITVSEDSKRRLAGHLGVSAEKIRVIYNGVSPELSPAEPDSIARLREKLGIKGEYFAYVGSLEPRKNLKTLIEAWRSVQPQLKDTELLIAGSAGHVFSGEGESECPEGCRFIGRLSDDDLPVLLSGARALAYPSLYEGFGLPPLEAMACGTRALVSDIPVLREVCGDEAIYFNPLDSASVANAILSVAEESEEQRRKAITSGRGRAAEFSWERSAHQHKEFFEEMREVQNG; encoded by the coding sequence ATGATCGCCGTTAACATGCGTTCCGCGATGGGAGCTCTCACCGGTGTACAACGCTATGCTATCGAGGTCTTCAAGCGTCTTGATAAGGAGAGCTGCCGTTCAGTTGCTCCAGCGGAGATCTTAGGCTCGATGAAAGGACATCTCTGGGAGCAATGCACCTTGCCCAAGGAAGTGTCGAATAGCTCTTTGCTCTGGTCTCCAGGCAATGTAGGCCCGCTACGGGTACGTAATCAGGTGGTCACCATTCATGACGCTACCACTTTCGACCATCCCGAGTGGTTCGATCGCAAGTTTTCGCTTTGGTATCGTTTCCTTCTGCCGCGCTTGGCCAAGCGTGTAAAAGGGATCATTACTGTTTCGGAAGACAGCAAGCGTCGTTTGGCAGGACACCTCGGAGTGTCCGCGGAAAAGATTCGGGTAATTTACAACGGTGTCTCTCCAGAGCTCAGCCCGGCTGAGCCGGATTCGATTGCTCGCTTGCGTGAAAAGCTTGGAATCAAGGGCGAGTACTTCGCATACGTCGGCTCGCTCGAGCCAAGAAAGAACCTCAAGACCCTGATTGAAGCGTGGCGCAGCGTACAGCCGCAGCTCAAAGATACCGAGCTCCTGATTGCGGGATCAGCAGGACATGTCTTTTCTGGGGAAGGGGAGTCTGAGTGTCCAGAAGGCTGCCGCTTTATCGGGCGTCTATCGGATGACGACCTTCCTGTTTTGCTTTCTGGAGCCCGGGCTTTGGCTTATCCTTCCTTGTACGAAGGATTCGGTTTGCCGCCCCTGGAAGCAATGGCTTGCGGGACTCGGGCCCTTGTATCCGATATTCCCGTACTGCGGGAGGTATGTGGAGACGAAGCGATTTATTTTAACCCTCTGGATTCGGCCTCGGTTGCCAATGCGATCTTGTCGGTAGCGGAGGAAAGTGAAGAACAACGCCGAAAGGCGATCACCTCCGGGAGGGGGCGTGCGGCGGAGTTTTCCTGGGAGAGATCCGCTCATCAACATAAGGAATTTTTTGAAGAGATGAGGGAGGTCCAAAATGGCTGA
- a CDS encoding sugar transferase — protein sequence MTRSKSTLYNRTCTSYSVLLFLGDLATVALSLYLGYFLRFTVFATFRPVAEFPSFGEYKLHVLLAVFVYALIAHNQRLYRWSVVVSRSRSLAQVFRVAALWAFAVVGTSLMMGLSPDLSRFYMVCSMACLVVMLSFWRLFMHAVLHHSRLFAGVEKSIALVGTGEMASNFAESIKSGRAGLHQFAGFVTTGPRPEGRMKSSDVLGELDDLEALMGSGRFESVVVCDETISNSKLLEIAKLCERNFVDFKTVPRTFEVFSSCLQVVSMGNLRVMSLSDVPQNRFVNRAIKRSFDFVGACFGLMLSLPLYAVLIPLVKRESPGPVFYKQVRSGLGGKPFEIYKIRSMRQDAESGGQVGWSTEVDPRRTKIGTFMRKWNLDEIPQFWNVLKGDMSLVGPRPERPELIQGFLEEIPYYQSRHSVKPGMTGWAQVNGLRGDTSISERIRYDLQYIESWSVWMDLSIQFRTIFNYKGAC from the coding sequence ATGACCCGTTCTAAAAGCACTTTATATAATCGGACTTGCACCAGCTATTCCGTGCTTCTGTTTCTGGGCGATCTAGCAACTGTGGCGCTTAGTCTCTATCTCGGTTACTTTTTGCGTTTTACTGTATTTGCTACCTTTAGGCCGGTTGCGGAGTTCCCTAGCTTTGGGGAATACAAATTGCATGTTTTGCTGGCAGTTTTCGTCTACGCCCTGATCGCTCACAACCAGCGGCTTTATCGCTGGTCCGTGGTCGTCTCTCGTTCTCGTTCCTTGGCGCAAGTCTTTCGCGTAGCAGCCCTCTGGGCTTTTGCCGTAGTGGGAACTTCTTTGATGATGGGACTTAGCCCTGATCTATCACGATTCTACATGGTTTGCTCGATGGCTTGCCTCGTCGTGATGCTTTCCTTTTGGCGCTTGTTCATGCACGCGGTGTTGCACCACTCCCGTCTCTTCGCTGGGGTAGAAAAGAGCATCGCATTGGTTGGTACGGGGGAGATGGCCTCGAACTTTGCGGAAAGCATCAAAAGTGGCCGAGCGGGGCTGCACCAGTTTGCCGGATTTGTGACCACGGGTCCAAGACCGGAAGGGCGAATGAAATCAAGCGATGTTCTTGGGGAGCTAGATGACTTGGAAGCTTTGATGGGCTCGGGGCGATTCGAGAGCGTGGTTGTCTGCGACGAGACTATTTCCAACTCCAAACTTCTGGAGATTGCCAAGCTTTGCGAACGAAACTTTGTGGATTTCAAGACGGTACCACGAACGTTCGAAGTATTCAGCAGTTGCTTACAGGTCGTTTCCATGGGGAACCTAAGAGTCATGAGCCTCTCCGATGTCCCGCAGAACCGTTTCGTGAATCGGGCCATCAAGCGCAGCTTCGATTTTGTGGGGGCTTGTTTCGGGCTCATGCTCTCCTTGCCGCTCTATGCTGTTCTCATCCCCTTAGTCAAACGAGAGAGCCCCGGTCCTGTATTCTACAAGCAGGTACGCTCTGGCCTGGGAGGAAAGCCTTTTGAAATCTACAAGATTCGTTCCATGCGCCAGGATGCCGAGTCGGGCGGCCAAGTAGGCTGGAGCACTGAAGTCGACCCGCGGCGCACTAAAATCGGCACCTTCATGCGAAAGTGGAACTTGGATGAAATTCCGCAGTTCTGGAACGTCTTGAAGGGGGATATGAGCCTCGTGGGGCCAAGGCCGGAGCGCCCCGAGCTGATCCAAGGATTTTTGGAGGAAATACCTTACTATCAAAGCCGCCACAGCGTGAAGCCAGGCATGACGGGTTGGGCGCAGGTCAATGGCTTGCGTGGTGACACCAGCATTTCCGAGCGGATTCGCTATGACTTGCAGTACATTGAGAGCTGGTCAGTCTGGATGGACCTATCAATCCAGTTCCGCACTATCTTCAATTACAAAGGGGCTTGTTAG
- a CDS encoding DegT/DnrJ/EryC1/StrS family aminotransferase: MSYSLHESPIPVMKPLLPTADLITPYLEQIDENRWYSNFGPLVTQLESRLEKHFGVEEGTVALVSSATSGIVMAMRTLSVPRGSYCALPAWTFAATPAAVYNADMVPFFVDVDEDTWAVDPESLLQIREKISAVVPVAPFGTPLDMDHWESFQARTGLPIVVDAASCFDSFARVDSFRISEIPVILSLHATKTFGCGEGGLIICKNKDFIKRIKDLSNFGFTDEEMYARGENAKMSEYTAAVGLAELDNWENKRAHYQELSDLYSKYLGNIGLQNWRSGDWISSTSIVRLPFDRVEDVVNILKSKGIETRRWWRRGCHHFQAYSEFPRLPLITTEVLVNSALGLPNWIGMTEEHVKRVISGLCEAIQATDPSRAVSISPKSEAKA, from the coding sequence ATGTCCTACTCTCTGCACGAAAGTCCTATTCCGGTAATGAAACCTCTGCTCCCCACAGCAGATCTCATTACTCCATACCTCGAACAAATTGATGAGAATCGCTGGTATTCAAATTTTGGACCTCTCGTTACACAGCTTGAAAGCAGGCTGGAGAAGCACTTCGGCGTTGAAGAAGGCACGGTAGCCCTCGTTTCGAGTGCGACCTCTGGCATCGTGATGGCGATGCGTACCTTGTCCGTACCTCGCGGTTCCTACTGCGCCCTGCCCGCATGGACCTTCGCAGCGACCCCTGCAGCGGTCTACAACGCAGATATGGTCCCCTTTTTCGTAGACGTAGACGAGGATACGTGGGCCGTTGATCCTGAGAGCCTGCTGCAGATTCGCGAAAAGATCTCCGCGGTGGTGCCAGTCGCTCCGTTTGGAACACCTCTGGACATGGACCATTGGGAGTCTTTCCAAGCTCGCACTGGTCTGCCCATCGTGGTCGACGCCGCCTCGTGTTTCGACTCTTTCGCTCGAGTTGATTCATTCAGAATTTCCGAAATTCCAGTCATCCTAAGTCTACACGCCACCAAGACTTTCGGTTGTGGCGAAGGCGGACTTATCATCTGTAAGAACAAAGACTTCATTAAGCGTATCAAGGACCTATCCAATTTCGGATTTACCGATGAGGAAATGTACGCCCGCGGCGAGAATGCCAAGATGAGCGAATATACCGCCGCAGTAGGCCTAGCCGAATTGGACAATTGGGAGAACAAGCGAGCCCACTACCAAGAGCTTTCCGACCTTTACTCGAAATACCTCGGCAACATCGGCCTCCAGAACTGGAGAAGTGGCGACTGGATATCCTCCACCTCTATCGTTCGTCTTCCTTTCGACCGCGTGGAGGATGTAGTCAATATCCTCAAAAGCAAAGGCATCGAAACCCGCCGCTGGTGGAGACGCGGATGCCATCATTTCCAAGCTTACTCTGAATTTCCAAGACTTCCGCTTATCACCACCGAAGTGCTGGTGAACTCCGCCCTCGGCCTTCCCAACTGGATCGGCATGACTGAGGAGCATGTCAAACGCGTCATCTCCGGGCTATGCGAGGCGATTCAGGCCACCGACCCGAGCCGAGCGGTCTCGATCTCCCCAAAGAGCGAGGCGAAAGCGTAA
- a CDS encoding GumC family protein encodes MNSNSYRKGSEATRGEKRPRKTPRRSNLQYAYRTYVWKGLGIAAIAGLTTLLAIRLQPELFAARSRLIIEPASSAGQSLWIDGGFDSSYPSINTHAAHITSSAFLEVFWDGLSDLAKQKAMKPFSDLEINPENGVNILRRAITATQINDSQLLEVEVSHPYSYVSKYLADELAKQYASYTREQLEKRTTSAKSDLEKLAFERRQNLLEAEKDLREFRKSSGLALTEGGDDFVSDRLSQTNSALLKAKIDILQLERTIENSIAAQEAGPDALLAFEPIKSNPIVRKLKFEGEQLRMELEEMSETYQRRHPKRVELVDAIAENRRLQEYEAKQIIDALHYDYNVAKEVEAGLLKEIETLERRTLSNAGALAQYDVLKRKLQAQQLAYDEVLGRLSNSHASTQNPPAPARVLDTAILPEKPDYPTSKQLFGYPLTAAALGFFLTPIFLMGGNTRFKIWDDIEEELGTRILGTLPQIQSKEPGAARYNRFLRNRKRRLPALNFHSVKNPQARESLSGLATQLLLGPFSRGSRVLLVTSHGENEGKSTTVFNLAQEFAKAGKRTLVIDCDLRRDVLSKSIEKSGAIDTAKGLSLADWFKTSSTRRDRAQLAICKSNTHEGMDFIPGGDGSEITSRLFLSQLFQRLIAKLKLPYDIILLDSPPAGAYSDALLLTTVADEVLFLIREGAGDKIGIKKTLHTIRSGHAHIAGVALNGLSRRQIQMIGTYYEREDGNKPPAGSDAA; translated from the coding sequence ATGAACAGCAACTCCTACAGAAAAGGCAGCGAGGCGACTCGGGGCGAAAAGCGACCCAGAAAAACGCCTAGACGCTCGAACCTTCAGTACGCTTACCGCACCTACGTTTGGAAAGGGCTTGGAATCGCTGCCATCGCTGGTCTGACGACCTTGCTTGCTATTCGTCTGCAACCGGAGCTCTTTGCAGCCCGCTCACGCCTCATCATCGAGCCCGCTTCTTCCGCTGGACAATCCCTTTGGATCGATGGCGGGTTTGACTCCAGCTATCCTAGCATCAACACCCATGCCGCTCACATCACAAGCAGTGCCTTCTTGGAAGTCTTCTGGGACGGATTGAGCGATCTGGCCAAGCAAAAGGCAATGAAGCCTTTTTCCGATCTCGAAATAAACCCGGAAAATGGGGTTAACATTTTGCGTAGGGCCATCACTGCTACGCAGATCAACGACTCCCAGCTCCTGGAAGTCGAAGTCTCGCATCCCTACTCCTATGTATCCAAATACTTGGCTGACGAGTTGGCCAAACAGTATGCGAGCTATACACGCGAGCAGCTAGAGAAGCGGACCACTAGTGCGAAATCGGATCTGGAAAAGCTAGCCTTCGAACGGCGTCAAAACCTCTTGGAAGCGGAAAAGGATCTCCGCGAATTTCGCAAAAGCTCCGGTCTCGCTTTAACCGAGGGTGGCGACGATTTCGTAAGCGACCGTCTGAGCCAAACCAATAGCGCCTTGCTAAAGGCTAAGATCGATATCCTCCAGCTGGAACGTACTATCGAAAATAGCATCGCCGCACAAGAAGCCGGCCCCGACGCCCTGCTCGCCTTTGAGCCCATCAAATCAAACCCCATCGTCCGCAAGCTGAAGTTCGAAGGCGAACAGCTTCGCATGGAGTTGGAAGAGATGTCAGAAACCTATCAACGCCGCCACCCGAAACGTGTCGAGTTGGTTGACGCCATTGCAGAGAACCGCCGCCTGCAGGAGTATGAGGCCAAACAAATCATCGACGCTCTGCACTACGACTACAACGTAGCGAAGGAAGTCGAAGCTGGGCTCCTCAAGGAAATCGAAACCTTGGAACGCCGCACCCTTTCCAACGCCGGAGCGCTCGCCCAGTATGACGTGCTAAAGCGTAAGCTCCAAGCCCAGCAGTTAGCCTACGACGAAGTTCTAGGAAGGCTCTCAAATAGCCACGCTTCGACACAAAATCCACCCGCGCCGGCCCGCGTATTGGATACTGCCATACTACCAGAGAAGCCCGACTACCCAACGTCCAAGCAGCTCTTTGGCTATCCACTCACCGCCGCCGCTCTGGGATTCTTCCTCACCCCCATTTTCCTGATGGGAGGCAATACTCGCTTTAAGATTTGGGATGACATTGAAGAAGAACTCGGTACCCGCATTTTGGGTACGCTTCCACAGATCCAAAGCAAAGAGCCCGGAGCAGCCCGCTACAATCGCTTCCTGCGCAACCGCAAGCGTCGTCTCCCAGCTCTTAACTTCCACTCCGTAAAGAATCCGCAGGCTCGCGAATCCCTATCCGGACTCGCCACCCAGCTTCTGCTCGGACCCTTCTCTCGCGGCAGCCGCGTTCTGCTAGTTACAAGCCATGGCGAAAACGAAGGCAAAAGTACTACCGTTTTCAACCTCGCCCAGGAGTTTGCGAAGGCAGGCAAACGTACCCTCGTCATCGACTGCGACCTGCGCCGCGACGTGCTGAGCAAGTCTATCGAAAAGAGCGGAGCCATCGATACCGCAAAGGGGCTTAGCCTGGCGGACTGGTTTAAGACCAGCTCGACCCGACGCGACCGCGCCCAGCTCGCAATCTGCAAGTCCAACACTCACGAAGGCATGGACTTCATTCCAGGCGGCGACGGCAGCGAAATCACCTCGCGCCTCTTCCTCTCCCAGCTATTCCAGCGTTTGATCGCCAAGCTTAAGCTTCCCTACGACATCATCCTCTTGGACAGTCCTCCTGCGGGAGCATATTCGGACGCATTGCTGTTGACCACCGTAGCCGACGAGGTTCTCTTTCTAATCCGTGAAGGAGCGGGCGACAAGATCGGTATCAAGAAAACCTTACACACGATTCGCAGTGGCCACGCCCACATTGCAGGCGTCGCACTCAACGGTCTCTCTCGCCGTCAGATCCAAATGATCGGAACCTACTACGAACGCGAAGACGGCAATAAACCGCCCGCCGGCTCCGACGCGGCATAA
- a CDS encoding glycosyltransferase, with amino-acid sequence MADQSDIALAHHWLTGIRGGEKVLEQFCRIYPDSEISTLVNDIDDSPDWLEKRRIRTSMLQVIPRARKLFKAMLPLFPFAIGLTLKTRKDVSLVLSTDASLIKGLRTPKDAIHVCYCHSPPRYLWDMQDTYLQQSSELGFFSRCIFKLITPYLKAFDRRASLRVTHFVANSKFVAERIRRCYGRESKVIYPPVSFDEFRYEDDKDDFYLVVSELVPYKRIDIAVEAFNRSGKKLVVIGDGSERARLQAMAKENVTFMGRQPFSSLVDHYARAKAFIFPGIEDFGITPLEAQASGTPVVAFGKGGALETVIDGKTGTFFHEQTSESLRQAVQDFEASDSIQAEDCRANAALFGEERFREEIASFVRLCYAEECKPYLCSNVFQEYSLAL; translated from the coding sequence ATGGCTGATCAATCTGATATCGCACTGGCGCACCACTGGTTGACTGGAATCAGAGGAGGAGAAAAAGTGCTCGAACAGTTTTGCCGAATCTATCCGGATTCGGAGATTTCAACCCTGGTTAATGATATCGACGACTCTCCAGATTGGTTGGAGAAACGCCGTATCCGGACTTCCATGCTGCAGGTTATTCCTAGGGCTAGGAAGCTGTTCAAGGCTATGCTGCCTTTGTTCCCATTTGCGATCGGGCTTACCTTGAAGACACGAAAGGATGTGTCGCTGGTATTGTCTACTGATGCGTCCCTGATCAAGGGACTGCGCACGCCTAAGGATGCCATACACGTCTGCTACTGCCATTCGCCTCCGCGCTACCTCTGGGATATGCAGGATACTTATCTGCAGCAGAGCAGCGAGCTCGGCTTTTTTAGCCGCTGTATTTTCAAACTCATCACACCCTATCTGAAGGCTTTCGACCGACGGGCTTCCCTGCGGGTAACCCACTTTGTGGCGAACTCCAAATTTGTAGCGGAACGCATTCGCCGCTGCTATGGACGCGAGTCCAAGGTGATTTATCCGCCGGTCTCCTTCGACGAATTCCGCTACGAGGATGACAAGGATGACTTCTATCTGGTCGTGTCGGAGCTCGTTCCCTACAAGCGAATTGATATCGCCGTAGAGGCCTTCAACCGCAGCGGTAAAAAACTGGTCGTAATCGGCGACGGTTCCGAGCGAGCTCGCCTGCAGGCCATGGCTAAAGAGAATGTAACCTTTATGGGGCGGCAGCCTTTCTCGTCATTGGTTGACCACTACGCCCGAGCCAAGGCTTTCATTTTTCCAGGGATCGAAGACTTCGGGATTACTCCGCTTGAAGCGCAGGCCTCCGGAACTCCGGTTGTCGCTTTTGGAAAGGGCGGCGCCTTGGAAACTGTTATCGACGGAAAGACTGGCACCTTCTTCCACGAACAGACTTCCGAGTCGCTCAGGCAAGCTGTCCAAGACTTTGAGGCTTCCGACTCCATCCAGGCAGAAGACTGTCGGGCCAACGCCGCTCTTTTCGGTGAAGAGCGTTTTCGGGAGGAAATAGCGAGCTTCGTTCGCTTGTGTTACGCGGAAGAGTGCAAGCCGTACTTGTGCTCCAACGTGTTTCAGGAGTATTCCTTGGCACTGTGA
- a CDS encoding glycosyltransferase family 2 protein: MKVFVVICSVNRPPVLHRTVEALGNQELRADRVVVSVGKESDALDATRELEGVEVYCSPRLGSSSQRNYGLEILSDLDDAVVVFLDDDVVLESRYLLKVKQLFQASPELMGMSAEVLVNGNVSWEEGISALQESGVVDQRPAAVRSSGKDWICHGCNMAFRGSILKVEQFDENLPLYSYAEDYDISIRVAKHGVVGKVDSGLGAVHLEYREGRVSEFRRGYSIVANNLYFLRKGVCHIPLWKGYLRFAAVIVFKESLLDLLAHLRKGAQQADYWGRFKGRLAAMGDILLCRSHPKRVLELGVHR, encoded by the coding sequence ATGAAAGTATTCGTGGTAATTTGTTCGGTTAACCGTCCGCCTGTTTTGCACAGGACGGTAGAGGCTCTTGGAAATCAGGAGCTGCGGGCCGATCGTGTCGTGGTAAGCGTTGGTAAGGAATCCGACGCCCTTGATGCTACCCGCGAACTCGAAGGAGTCGAAGTCTACTGTAGTCCAAGGCTCGGCTCATCGAGCCAGAGAAACTATGGCTTGGAGATCTTATCGGACCTAGACGACGCGGTCGTCGTCTTTTTGGATGACGACGTTGTCCTAGAGTCCCGCTATCTGCTGAAGGTGAAGCAGTTGTTTCAAGCCTCGCCTGAGCTCATGGGGATGTCGGCGGAGGTTTTAGTGAACGGAAACGTAAGCTGGGAAGAAGGTATCAGCGCTCTCCAGGAGTCGGGTGTCGTGGACCAACGTCCTGCTGCGGTTCGCTCCAGTGGCAAGGACTGGATCTGTCACGGATGCAATATGGCCTTTCGTGGCAGTATCCTAAAAGTGGAACAATTTGACGAAAATCTGCCGCTTTATTCCTATGCTGAGGATTATGACATTTCTATCCGAGTGGCCAAGCACGGTGTAGTTGGGAAGGTAGACAGCGGTTTGGGAGCAGTGCATCTCGAGTATCGCGAGGGTCGCGTCTCTGAGTTCCGTCGAGGATACAGCATCGTAGCCAATAACCTTTATTTTCTACGCAAGGGCGTATGTCACATTCCACTCTGGAAAGGCTACCTCCGCTTTGCCGCTGTGATTGTATTCAAGGAATCGCTTCTGGATCTTTTGGCCCACTTAAGAAAGGGTGCTCAGCAAGCAGACTATTGGGGACGCTTCAAAGGTAGACTTGCCGCAATGGGGGATATCCTGTTGTGCCGATCTCATCCCAAGCGCGTATTGGAATTGGGGGTACATCGATGA
- a CDS encoding oligosaccharide flippase family protein, which yields MNRILSFLRQASWIVIQHFASRGIGVLVFYGISLYVVPEDLGLMGLAWIFVAVCDALLGLGMPTAFLRKTSVDDLDKNTLFWGMAGAGLVWTVVCMGLAPIAAAVFDHKVLLPVILVLSLRFPLRALDSVPLSINIRNLQFKRLALLEIACTSLSGGIGIFLAYKGFGVWSLVMRHVIHSAISTTILYAMTDWRPARQFSKVILKEYLAFGIPLTLSGNVGWLLALQVEQAVVGGVLGPAALGILNFAKKPLDVGGQVIASVRETVLLPLLVKRKRETGSANRLALSMYLGASGAAVALVLFAAYIFPYQWFTESRWQDAFVLMPIFSVIFGFRMVQQVFLAHLTFLGEVKFLLLSALFETGLYCGLLFVFTKQGLERVADCMLIAVLSVVAIFFFRLAWQIRLQIREKLATLWRGFAAKA from the coding sequence GTGAACCGCATCCTATCATTTCTACGTCAAGCAAGCTGGATCGTGATCCAGCATTTTGCTTCTCGTGGAATTGGTGTGCTCGTTTTCTACGGGATCAGTCTCTATGTCGTGCCGGAAGATCTCGGCCTGATGGGCTTGGCGTGGATCTTTGTAGCGGTTTGTGATGCCTTGTTGGGGCTTGGAATGCCCACGGCCTTTTTGCGGAAAACCTCTGTCGACGACCTCGATAAGAACACGCTTTTTTGGGGGATGGCAGGTGCCGGCCTGGTCTGGACGGTGGTTTGTATGGGCCTTGCTCCCATAGCGGCAGCGGTGTTTGACCATAAGGTGCTGCTGCCGGTCATCTTGGTGCTCTCCTTGCGGTTTCCGTTGCGAGCCTTGGACAGCGTCCCCCTGAGCATCAACATTCGCAACCTGCAGTTCAAGCGGCTCGCTTTGCTGGAGATCGCGTGCACCAGCCTTTCGGGAGGCATCGGGATCTTTCTCGCCTACAAAGGCTTCGGCGTTTGGAGCCTCGTTATGCGCCATGTTATTCACTCTGCTATTTCGACGACCATTCTCTACGCTATGACCGATTGGCGACCCGCCCGTCAGTTTTCCAAAGTCATTCTCAAGGAATACCTTGCCTTTGGGATTCCGCTCACGCTTTCGGGCAATGTCGGCTGGCTTCTCGCCCTGCAGGTAGAGCAGGCAGTGGTCGGAGGAGTGCTAGGACCTGCGGCTCTGGGGATCTTGAACTTCGCCAAAAAGCCCCTGGACGTAGGTGGGCAGGTCATCGCTTCCGTGCGCGAGACGGTGCTGCTTCCCCTGCTGGTCAAACGCAAGCGTGAGACCGGTTCGGCCAACCGGCTCGCCTTGAGCATGTATCTGGGAGCGTCTGGTGCGGCGGTGGCTCTGGTCCTCTTCGCCGCTTACATTTTTCCCTACCAGTGGTTTACCGAGTCCCGCTGGCAGGACGCTTTTGTTCTGATGCCCATTTTTTCCGTAATCTTTGGATTTCGCATGGTGCAGCAAGTCTTCCTCGCCCATCTCACATTTCTCGGCGAGGTGAAGTTCCTCCTGCTGTCTGCCCTTTTCGAGACGGGGCTGTATTGCGGCCTGCTATTTGTCTTTACCAAGCAAGGACTGGAGCGGGTGGCGGACTGCATGTTGATCGCCGTGCTCTCAGTGGTCGCTATTTTCTTCTTCAGACTCGCTTGGCAAATTCGTTTACAGATACGTGAAAAGTTAGCGACTCTGTGGCGTGGCTTTGCCGCGAAAGCCTAG